GTTGTATTACACCGATGGCGTCACCGAGGCTCCGGGGTTGACCGGTGATCGTTTCGATGAAGCGCGTCTGATCCGTAACCTTGAGACCGCCTGTCGTTCGGGTACCGGTTCGCAGGGAATCCTTGATCAGTTGTTCGGTCGTCTTGATCGCTTTGTAGGAGCAGACAGACAGCTCGAGGATGATGCCTCGATGGTGGTTCTCAAGGTTCGGGAAGAGGTGATGTTGCCATCGGTTCCACGGTCTCCGGCCTGACAAGCTGAATGAATCTGTGTTGAGGGTCGTCCATGGCCGGTGGAGTGACGGGCGGAGGCTCCGCCACCTGGAGTGATCGGTTCGAACAGGGACTGCATCCCGCGATCGAACGGTTTAATGCCTCGATTGGTTTCGACATCCATCTCCTTCAGGAGGATCTGGATGGTTCAGTGGCCCATGCCTGCATGTTGGCCGAGTGCGGCGTGATTGAGTCGGAGGAGGCTGATCAGCTTTGCAGTGGTCTGGAACAGATCCGCGCAGAGGCGGCTGCCGGCAGCTTCAATCCCGGCCTCGACGATGAAGATGTGCACTTCGCTGTCGAGCGCCGGCTGATTGCTCTTCTGGGGCCGGTGGGAAAAAAGCTCCACACCGGCCGCAGTCGCAATGATCAGGTGGGCACGGATCTGCGTTTGTGGCTTCGTCGTCGAATCGATGAGCTCGACCCGCAGGTGCGGATGTTTCAGACGGCTCTTCTGCGTCAGGCGCTTGAGCACCGCAACACGCTGATTCCTGGTTACACCCACTTGCAGAGGGCGCAGCCCGTTTGTTTGGCGCACCATCTGCTTGCTTACGTGGAGATGCTCGAGCGGGATCGTCAACGGTTTCAGGATGTGCGCAAGCGTGTCAACTGCTCACCGCTGGGTGCCGCAGCTCTGGCTGGAACGCCGGTGCCGATTGATCGGCGCAGCACCGCCGCAGCCTTGGAATTCGAGGATATTTATGCCAACAGCCTTGATGCTGTGAGTGATCGCGATTTCGCTGTGGAGTTCTCAGCTGCTGCATCCTTGTTGATGGTGCACCTCAGCCGTTTGGCCGAGGAGGTGATCTTCTGGGCCTCAGAGGAATGCGGCTTTGTGCGCCTGAGTGATCGTTGCGCCACTGGCAGCAGCCTCATGCCGCAGAAGAAGAATCCTGATGTTCCTGAACTGGTCCGTGGCAAGTGCGGTCGGGTCTTTGGTCATCTACAGGGGCTGCTGACCATGATCAAGGGCCTGCCGCTGGCCTACAACAAGGATTTTCAGGAAGACAAGGAAGCGCTGTTTGATGTGGTGAACACCAGCGTTCAGTGCATCGAGGCGATGACGATCCTGATCGAGGAAGGGCTGAGTTTTCGTCCTGATCGGCTGGAAGCCGCCGTTGGTTCTGATTTTTCCAATGCCACTGATGTGGCTGACTATCTGGTGTCCCGACAGGTCCCGTTCCGCGAGGCCTATCAGATCGTTGGTTCGGTGGTGAAGCAGTGTCTGAGTGATGGACTGTTGCTGCGTGATCTGAGCCTTGAACGTTGGCAGCAGTTTCATCCCTCCATTGACGCCGACCTTTTTGATGCCCTGGCGCCCCGTCAGGTTGTTGCCGCTCGTCTGAGTGAAGGTGGCACTGGCTTTGAGCGGGTCGAGGAGCAGTTGGCGCTCTGGAGCGAAAGGCTCGGGTTAGCGAATCAATGATCATTTCGCGAGACCGGGTCTACGCTGAGTAAGCCAGAGGTGATTGATCCTTCTTTGGATCCTGTACCGATGGCTTGTCTGATCCGATTGGGTCCTTTTTCTTCAGGTCCAGCAGTCAAGTGAGCATTTTTGTCGGCAATCTGCCCTTCCGCGCTGAGCAGGAGGACGTAATCGAACTGTTTGCCGCTCATGGAGAGGTCACGAACTGTGCCCTTCCTCTTGAGCGTGACACCGGTCGCAAACGTGGTTTCGCCTTCGTGGAGATGGTCGATGAAGCGGCTGAAGCCGCGGCGATCGAAGCTCTCCAGGGCGCTGAGTTAATGGGTCGTCCCCTCCGCATCAACAAGGCTGAGCCCCGCGGAAGTGCACCTCGTCGTGGTGGTGGCGGCTACGGCGGCGGTGGTGGTGGTGGCGGCTACGGCGGCGGCGGTGGTGGCGGCTACGGCGGTGGCGGCGGCGATCGTCGCTCCGGTGCACGTGGTTGGGAAGATCGCAGCTATGGAGGCGGTTCGTCCGGTGGTGGAGCTGCTGGCGGTGGCGACCAGTCCGGTTCTGCTTACGGAGGTGGTGTTGAAGAGGGTCGCCGCAGTCGTCGTCGTGGTGGTGCTTCCCAGACCGATGGTGGTGGAAGCGGTTATGGCGGTGGTGGAGATGACTACGGCGGCTATGGCGGCGCCGAAGGCTGATTCACCGATTTGTTCAGTTCAGTTTTTAAAGCCCGGCATCTGTGAGTTGCCGGGCTGAACGTTCCAGCACCCTGAGGTCTGACCCTGTCCGCTGGGCTTGCTCACCGAGCTCGCGTCGCCAGTGGCGGGCACCTGGGACTCCTTCCACCAGTTGCACCAGGTGGCGGCAGAGATCCCACAGACGGCCACCCCGTTCCAGGTGGCGTTCGGCATGGGGCATCAGGCCTTTGATTACATCCGAGGCTTTCACGGCCCGTGGAGCCTCGCCATAGATCAGGGCATCCATGGTTGCCCAGCGCAGAGGATGGGCATAGGCGGCCCGGCCAACCATGGCGCCGTCGCAATGATGCAGAGCAGACAGGCACTGCTCCGGGGTGTCGAGTCCGCCGTTGAGCTCGATCATGAGCTCGGGCCTTCGTTGTTTGAGCGCGATCACCCGCTCATGCTGTAACGGAGGGATCGTGCGGTTCTGTTTGGGATCGAGGCCATCCAGCCAGGCTTTGCGAGCGTGCACGCTGAAGCGGCTGGCACCGGCCGCGGCCACCTGATCCACAAAAGCAGTGAGCAGGGTGTCGCTATCGAGATCATCGATACCCACCCGGTGTTTCACCGTCACCGGCAGGCCAGTGGCGGACACCATCGCTTCCACACAGCGCGCCACGCGTTCGGGTTCTGCCATCAGGCAAGCTCCGAAATTGCCAGCCTGAACCCGTGGACTTGGGCAGCCCACATTGAGGTTGATTTCGTCATAGCCCCAGTCCGCTGCCATGCGAGCGGCCTCTGCGAGCAGTTGTGGCTGATCACCGCCAACTTGGAGGGCGATCGGATGCTCCTCCACATCGAAGTCGAGCAGGCGTTCCCTTCTCTTGGTGTAGTGAAGCGCCTGGGCCACCACCATTTCGCTGTACAGCAGTGCATGACAGCTGATCTGGCGCATCAGCTGGCGAAAATGCCGATCTGTGCAGTCCAGCATTGGAGCGATGCTGAAGCGCCAGCAAGGTTCCCGATCGGTTCTGGTGTGGGAATCCATCCCTCCATGCTGCCTGGTTCCTGGTTCCTAGTTGTCTAGAACGGTTTCATCAATAACCCGCCATCAGTGATGCCCTCCACTATCGAAAAGTGGCTGTTGAGCAGACGCTCCATGCTGGTTGCCACGGTTTCAGGTCTGGTTGGTGTTTTCCGTGCTCCGAAGCAGGTTTCCGCAGCCTCTGATGCGTCGGATTCCCAGTGGAATCTCTCCGATCAGGAGTGGAAGAAACGTTTGTCGCCAGAGTCTTATCAGGTGCTTCGCAGGGAAGGCACCGAGCCCCCGTTCACCAGTGCGCTGAACAGCGAGAAGAGGTCGGGCATCTATCACTGTGCTGGTTGCGATCTTTCGCTGTTCTCATCGCAGGCCAAGTACGACAGTGGCACTGGCTGGCCAAGCTTCTGGCAGCCTCTGGCAGGTGCCATCGACACGAAAGTAGATTTCAAGTTGATTGTTCCGCGCACGGAATACCACTGCAGCCGCTGCGGCGGCCATCAGGGTCATGTGTTCAATGACGGTCCCAGGCCCACCGGCAAGCGCTACTGCAACAACGGCGTCGCACTGCGCTTCCAGGCCGCTTGACCTGATTGTGATCGGCGGTGGTCCGGCCGGCTACATGGCAGCGATCACCGCGGCAGAGCAGGGTCTGCGCCAGGTTGTGGTTCTGGAAGCCACGCCGGAGCCACTTCAGAAGGTTCGCATCAGTGGTGGAGGCCGCTGCAATGTGACCCATGCCTGCTGGGATCCGGCGGAACTGTCCAGCCATTACCCCCGTGGCAGTAGGCCTTTGCGTGGCCCATTCAGTCGTTTTGCCTGTGGTGATGCGATTGCCTGGTTTGATGAGCATGGCCTCACCCTTGTTGAGGAACCTGACGGACGCATGTTTCCGCAGCAGAACCGTTCGGAGGCGGTGATCCACTGCCTGCAGAACGCTGCGACTGCGGCGGGTGTGCAGCTGCGGACCAAAGTGATGGTGCAGCAGGTTGCGGCGCAGACGGATGGTGGTTTTGTGGTTGAGGGGCGTGGGCTGGAGCAGCCATTGAAGGCTCGCAAGCTGATGCTGGCCACCGGTGGTCATCCCAGTGGTCGACAGCTTGCGGAGTCCCTCGGTCATCAAGTGGTGCCGCCTGTTCCCTCTTTGTTCAGCCTGTCGCTGAGTACCAAAACACTTGCTGCCTGCAGCGGCATTGCCATTGATGACGTGAACCTTGATCTGAAGCTCGGGGATCAGCGCTTCCGGCAGACCGGTCGGGTGCTGATCACTCACCGCGGACTCAGTGGTCCTGCAACGCTGCGCCTCTCCGCTTTTGCGGCCCGGGCACTTCATCAAAGCCACTACAAGGGAGAACTGAAGGTGGACTGGAGTGGCGGCCTGGGCCGCCAGGGTGTTGAGCAGAGGCTGCGGCAGTGGCGGTTGGACAAGGCTCGACGCACCTTGATTGCGGCCAATCCGTTTGAACACTTGCCGCGTCGCTTGTGGCAAGCCTTTCTGTCTTCCGTTGCTTTGGATGTTGAGCGCCGTTGGGCGGATCTGCCCTTGAAGGCTGAGCGTCATCTGGTCGACATTCTCTGCGCTCAGCGGCTGCTGATTCAGGGCCGGGGCCCATTTGGTGAGGAGTTCGTCACTGCTGGTGGAGTGGCCCTGGGCGAAGTGAACCTGGCCACGATGGAAAGTCGTCGCTGTCCAGGGCTCTATGTCGCAGGCGAACTGCTGGATGTGGATGGTGTCACCGGTGGATTTAACTTCCAGGCCTGCTGGAGCGGCGGCTGGCTGGCGGGACAGGCCATTGCAGCTGTCGAAACCGCAGGAGCTCGCTACTGAATCTGATCAAACACACTGAACATCGGCAGATACATCGCCAGCAGGATTGAGCCAACAATGCCTCCCACCACCACGATCATTGCCGGTTCCAGCATTGATGTGAGTGCCTTAACGGATGTGGCCACCTCGTCTTCGTAGAAGTCGGCCACCTTGCTAAGCATCCGGTCCATTTCGCCGGTCTCCTCGCCGATCGAGAGCATGCTCAGGGCCATGTCCGGCAGAACCTTCTGCCGCGTCAGTGCCGCGCTCAGCAGAACGCCTTCCTGAACCATTGCTCTGGAGTCGAGGATGGCATCGGAAATAATCGAATTTCCCGCTGTTTCACTGGAGATTTCCAGTGACATCAGGATCGGAACCCCGGCTTTGGTCAGTGAGCTGAAGATCCGGCAGAACTGGGCGGTTGCGGTTTTCATGATCAGATCACCGAACAGCGGCAGTTTCAGCGTCAAGCGATCCACAACTCGTCGGCCTTTATCAGTCGCGTAGTAGCGGCTGAACAACCAGACAGCCACAAGCAGCCCACCGGCGAAGACGAGGGACGCTGAAGAACGCAGAAGCTTGCTCAGATCCACCATCAGCTGGGTGAACAGAGGCAGCTCTGCGCCCAGATCTTCAAAGATGTCTGCGAAGGTCGGGATCAGAAAAATGGTCATGCCCAGGAACACCAGGATTGCGATCACCAGCACTGCCACGGGGTAGCCCAATGCACCTTTGATCTGGTTCTGCAGACGCGCGTTGTCCTCCAGAAGTTTGGACAGCCGTTTCAGGGATTCATCGAGTACTCCGCCAGCTTCTCCGGCCTCCACCATGGCCACCGTCAGTTGATCGAACACCTTCGGCCACTGGCGCATAGCTGCTCCCATGGCTGTTCCCTGGTTGACCTCCATGCCAACAGCGGTGAGCGCTTTCTTGAACATCGGTAGCTTCTGCTGCGTGGCCATCAGATCGAGACTGCGCACGATCGGCACCCCTGCATCCACGAGCGCCGCAAGCTTGCTGGCCCAGACCGCTTTCTCCTTCACTCCAGGGGGTTTCTGGAAGGCCTCTCCCAGATCAATGGAGAGAAAGCTCCCGCCGGATGTCCCGTCGGCTTTGGCAGCAGTACCTTTTTTTCTGTTTCGTCCGGAACCGGTTTTGCTGGTACGCAACTCGGTGGCTTTGATGCCCCTTCGTCTCAACTGACGTTTCGCAGTGGTCACATCGTTGGCTTGGACCGTCATGGTCCGCTCCTGACCGGTCGCTGTGGTGTAGGTGGCAGTGAAGGTGGCCATGGCGTTGCTCTTACCTTCAGCTGCTCACAAGTCGTTCCAGCTCTGAGGGCTTGCTGGCTTTAGCCAGTGCTTCCCGCAGATTGATATCGCCATCTGTCACAAGATCTGCCAATGCTTTCTCCAGGGTCTGCATGCCCAGTTCACCGCCGGTCTGAATCTGTGAGTAGAGCTGGGCGGTCTTGCCTTCGCGAATCAGGTTGGCGATGGCCGGTGTGTTGATCATGATTTCCTGAGCCATCACCCGGCCGAACTGGCCAGGCTCGGGATTGCTGCGACGGCAGAGCGTCTGGGAGAAGACCGCCACCAGACTTCCGGACAGTTGCACGCGGATCTGGGTCTGCTGTACGGGCGGGAACACATCCACCATGCGGTCCACTGTCTGCGCTGCGGAACTGGTGTGCAGAGTTCCGAACACCAGGTGACCTGTCTCTGCTGCGCTGATCGCCAGTTGAATCGTCTCCAGGTCGCGCATCTCACCCACCAGGATCACGTCCGGGTCTTCTCGCAGTGCTGCCCTGAGCGCATTGCCAAAGCTGCGGGTGTCTTCATTGAGCTGGCGCTGGTGGACGAGACTTTGGTCGCTTTTGTAGACGAACTCGATCGGGTCCTCAATCGTGAGGATGTGCTCGGCGCGGGTGTGATTGATGTGGTCCAGAAGAGCCGCCAGGGTGGTGGTTTTGCCTGAGCCAGTGGGTCCGGTGACCAGCACCAGCCCCCGTGGTCGCTTGCTGGTTTCGACCACCACCGGTGGCAGGTTCAGCATCTCGATGCTTGGGATGGAACTGCCCAGTGCCCGCAGACAGGCCGCGTAGCTGCCTTTCTGGCGATAGACGTTCACCCTGAAGCGGGCCACTCCCTTCAGGCCGTAGGCGCAGTCGAGTTCCCATGTCTGCTCCAACGTCTTGCGCTGGCTGTTGTTGAGCATTGAGAAGATCAACCGGTTGCAGCTCTCTTCGGGCAGAGCTTCATCACGCATCGCTCGCAGTTGACCGCTGAAGCGTCCGTAGGGGGGCTGGCCGCTGGCGATGTGCAGATCACTGCCTCCGCCTTTGACCAGCTCTTCCATCAGGTCTTCAATCATCAGCTCCATCGCTCGCTCCTCAGTGACGTGGGGTCAGGCAGTACGGACATTCCAGCCAACCTTCCTGGAGTCCGCCACCACAGCTGCTGCAGGTGAGTGTGCTCAGGGCTCTGGCCCGTCGCTCCGATTCCAGGCCGGAATCGGTGAGCACCATGCGGCCCACTTCCTCCAGGGTCGTGTGTCCTTCTCTCACCAGATCGAGGCTGTAGCCCAGCAGGGTTTTCATGCCTCCCTCAAGGGCCAGCTGGCGCACCATGTCAGTGGTGGCACCTTTGGCCACGGTGGTCGCCAGCTCCTCGTTCATACGCAGCACTTCGTAGACCCCCACTCGCCCTTTGTAACCACTGCCCTGACACTGGGGGCAGGGATTGGCCTCGCCTTCATGGTGGTTGGCTCTAAAGAAACTGACGTTTGCCTCACTGCTTGCCATCAGCCCGAAGCGACCGAGCTCCTCTGGATCTGGCCGGTAGGCGATTCGGCACATGGAGCAGACCCGCCGAAGCAAACGCTGGGACACGATCCCGATCAGTGAGGCGCTGACCATGAACGGCTCCACGCCCATCTCACCAAGGCGGGCGATGGCGCTGGGAGCATCGTTGCAGTGGAGGGTGGTCAGCACCAGGTGACCGGTGAGTGCCGCTTCGATGGCTGTTTTCGCCGTTTCCAGATCGCGCGTTTCACCCACCAGCAGCACGTCCGGGTCCTGACGCATGAAGGCCCTCAGTGCCTGGCTGAAGTCAAAGCCTTTTTCCCGGTTCACCTGACACTGGGTGATCCCCGGCAGGGCGTATTCGATCGGATCCTCCACCGTGGAGATATTGATGCCCGGTTCGTTGCGTTCCGCCAGCAGGGAGTACAGCGTTGTGGATTTCCCTGATCCGGTCGGTCCTGTGACCAGGATCATTCCGAAGGGCTTGGACCCCAGGGTGCGCACCAGCGTCAGAGCTTCCGGATTGGAAATCAGCTTGTCGAGCCCCAGCTGCGTGGCGGAGCTGTCCAGAAGCCGCAGAACGATTTTCTCCCCGTAGCGGCTCGGCAGACTGTTGACCCGGAAATCCACGGTCCGGTTCTGGAAGCGGCGTCGGATGCGGCCGTCCTGGGGGAGCCTGCGTTCGGCGATGTCCAGCTCCGCCATGATCTTGAATCTGGAGGTCACGGCAGGCACCAGCCGGCTCGGAAGCGGTTCGATCTGTCTCTGCAGCACGCCGTCCTGACGAAAGCGCAGTTGGAGGCCGGCCTGCTGAGGTTCCACATGGATGTCGCTGGCACCCAGTTCAAGGGCCTGCATCAGGATGCGATCCACCAGATCGATCACCGGTGAGCGTTCTGCATCGTTGAGCCCGGATTCAAGATCGACCGGTTTCGAGGAGTCGGCATCATCCTCATTTGGATCGGCTTCCAGCACCCCGTCGACGCTGAAATCTTTGAGGTAGGAGGTGGCGGTCTCCGCCACGGTTTCGGTTTTTGAATTTTCCGGATCCGTGGGCTGGCTGTTGGTCGCCACTTCAGCGTTGGATTGCTGCGACTTTTCCGTGATTGCCGGTTCCTGGTAGGGCGCAGCAGCTTCCTCGCTGACAGTGGGTTTCCTGCTGAGCAGCTCCGTCAGGCTCTCTGCAAGCGCGGCATGACGAATGGGATCAAATCCCATGGTCTCCAGTTCTTCGAGCAGAACCGGTTCATCAGCGATGCCAAGATTGCCTGGAAGGGTCCTCTGAAGGAGCAATTCCAGTTCCAGAGGCCGGCTTTTGTCGCTCACGGATCAAATTCGCAGAAAGGTGCGGGCTTCCCCCGCTTGTGGGAGGACTGCCTCACCTATCAACATGTCTAGACGTGAATTCGCAACCGGTCAGCATGAGTGGCGATGCTTCCACCCCAGCGCAGGATCCGTCATCGGCTGGTTCCGACGGCCAGCAACCTGCAGTGAATCCAACCGAAACTTTGGACACGACACCAGCCGTGGATGAGGCATCGTCTGCTGAAGGCGCAGCCGCATCGGAGTCAGCTTCCCAGTCCGTGGACAACGAGGCCCGTCTTGAGCAGCTCGAGAAGGAACACTCCGCTCTGAGAGAGGAGCATGAGGTGTTGCGCGGTCAGTACGTTCGCATCGCTGCCGACTTCGACAACTTTCGCAAGCGTCAGAGTCGTGACCAGGACGATCTCAAGCTTCAGCTCATCTGCAGCACTCTCAGTGAAATCCTTCCCGTCGTGGATAATTTCGAGCGTGCTCGTCAGCAGCTCGATCCTCAGACGGAGGAAGCCCAGGGGCTCCACCGCAGCTACCAGGGGCTCTATAAACAGCTGGTTGAGGTGCTCAAACAGCTGGGTGTTGCTCCGATGCGAGTGGTCGGCCAGGAGTTTGATCCAACCCTGCACGAGGCCGTGCTGCGTGAGCCCAGTGAGGAGCATCCAGAAGACGTGGTGATTGAGGAGCTGCAGCGCGGCTATCACCTCGACGGCCGCGTCCTGCGTCACGCCATGGTCAAGGTGTCAATGGGGCCTGGCCCGCAACAGGCTGCCGGCAGCGAGACGTCCACCTCTGATGCCGAGGTCGCGTCTGAAGGGGAGGCTTCGGGAGATGCCAACAGTTGATCAGACATCTGCTTTTACTGTGATCTTCGGGACGTCCAGCTGATGGCCGATTATTACGAGCTGCTCGGTGTCAGCAGGGATGCCGATGCCGACACCCTCAAACGGGCCTATCGGCGATTGGCTCGCCAGTACCACCCCGACATCAACAAGGATCCGGGCGCAGAGGATCGCTTCAAGGAGATCGGTCGCGCCTACGAGGTGCTCAGCGATCCCCAGACCCGAGGCCGCTACGACCAATTCGGTGAGGCTGGGCTCGGGGGTGCTGCTGGCATGCCCGACATGGGCGACATGGGTGGTTTCGCTGATATTTTTGAAACCTTCTTCAGTGGGTTCGGTGGGGCCGCCGGTGGTGGTCGTCAGCAACGTCGCCGTGGCCCTCAGCAAGGGGATGACCTTCGTTATGACCTCACGATCGACTTCGAGCAGGGGGTGTTCGGACAGGAGCGGGAGATTCGTGTTCCTCATCTGGAGACCTGCAGCACCTGCTCCGGCAGTGGTGCCAAGAGCGGCAGTGGTCCCACCACCTGCTCCACCTGTGGTGGAGTCGGCCAGGTGCGCCGGGCAACCCGGACCCCTTTCGGCAGTTTCACCCAGGTGGCTGAATGTCCCAGCTGCAATGGCAGTGGTCAGGTGATTGCTGATCCTTGCAATGCCTGCGGCGGTCAGGGCGTGACTCAGGTGCGCAAGAAGCTGCGCATCAACATTCCAGCCGGTGTTGACACCGGTACCCGTCTGAGGGTGACCGGTGAGGGCAATGCCGGTCTTCGCGGAGGTCCCTCTGGCGACTTGTACGTGTTCCTGACTGTCAAACCACACCCCTCCTTGCAGAGGGACGGATTGACGGTCCACTCTGAGGTGAAGGTCAGCTACCTCCAGGCGATCCTTGGAGACACCATCGAGGTGGACACCGTGGATGGTCCAACCAGCCTTGAGATTCCTGCTGGGACTCAACCCAATGCTGTTCTGACTCTGGAAAACAAAGGCATTCCCAAGCTGGGTAATCCTGTGGCCCGCGGCAATCAGCGCATCACGGTCAATGTGAAGCTCCCCACCCGTCTCAATCATGAAGAAAGGGGACTGCTTGAGGAGCTTGCCGGTCATCACTCCGCCAGGGGAGAGCAGCATCACCACCACAAGAGCGGTCTGTTTGCACGTCTGTTCGGACAGCGTTGACCATGACGGAACGTCTCCCCGATCGTCAGCTCGATCTCTGTGGGACGCCATGTCCGCTCAATTTCATTCGCTGTCGGCTCACGCTTGAGAGCATGACCTCCGGTCAGTGCCTTCAGGTGGATCTTGATCCTGGTGAACCTGAAGAGATGGTGGTTCCGGGACTGCGTCGTGATGGCCATCAGGTCCATGTGGAGCGCCTCTCCGATGCTCAGGTGCGGCTGAAGGTGATCTGTGCCGGTGATTAGCCATCAACTGCATCCGGGCATGGTTGTTGCACTTCAGGCCAACTACCTCGAGGTGGAGCTTGAGGCCCCGCCTGTCGATGTTCCTCCCCGTCTTCTCTGCACACGTCGCACCCGACTCAACCATCGTGGTGCAGCGGTCCATGTGGGTGATCGTGTACGGGTGGAAGCCATTGATTGTGATCACGCCAGGGCCGTGGTTGCCGATGTGGAACCTCGGAGCAGTTTTCTGGTTCGTCCTCCCGTGGCCAACGCCTCCTGCATCCTGGTGGCGGTTGCCGTTGAGCAACCTGCTCTTGATGCCGATCAGGTCAGCAGGTTTCTGCTCACGGCTGAGAAGACCGGATTGCAGGTTCTGCTGGTGCTGACCAAGTGCGATCTGCTGGATGCCGATGCTCTGTCACAACTACGCCAACGTCTGCAGGGATGGGGCTATGAACCGATTCTTGTTTCCACGCGTTCTGGCATGGGGCTTGAGGAGCTGCGCGCGCACCTGGCGACCGTTCCGATCTCTGTGCTTTGCGGCCCCTCGGGGGTGGGAAAGAGTTCGTTGCTGAATGGTCTCCTGCCAGGACTGGCGTTACGGGTGGGTGAGGTGTCAGGTCGCCTGCAGAGGGGGCGTCACACCACGCGTCATGTGGAATTGCATGCGTTCTCCCCTGGCTCCAGGGTTGCCGACACTCCGGGGTTCAACCGCCCGGAGTTACCGGATGATGTCTCCAATCTGGAGGTGCTGTTCCCAGAGCTGCGTGTCCAGCTTGACCAACATCCCTGCCGTTTCCGTGACTGCCTGCACCGCGATGAACCGGGCTGTGGTGTGACCCGCGACTGGGAGCGTTATCCCAAGTATCGCAAAGCTGTGGAGGAGCTTCTTGAGATCAGCCGCCCATTCCGGGCAGGTTGAGGTCGAGGCCGCCGGTGAGTTCCTGCATCCGCTCCTTCATGGTGCCAGTTGAGCGTTCGTAGGCCGATTGAAGCGCTGCGAGTGTGGCGGCTTCAGCAGCTTCCTGCCCTTCACTAAGCAGACTGGGATCCAATTTCACACGCAGTGGCTGCTGGTTGCCGGAGAGCCAGATGCAGGCTCGTCCGTCTTCGCTGCTGCCTTCGATCTCCATGGCATCGAGCTCTTCCTGCAGTTTCTGAGCGTCTTGCTGGATCTGCTGTGCCTTGCGGAAGGCTTCGGTGAGCTGTCCAAAATTGGGAAGTCCGAACCCGGCCATGGCATCGCTGAAGGAACAGAAAGGTTAGGCCGCCATCTCGAATCCCAGTCGTTTCACTTCAGGCTGGAGCTGGATGCCGTGGGCATCGGCCACCTCCCGTTGCACCAAGCCGATCAGGTTACGGATATCGGCAGCTCGGGCTCCACCGGTGTTGACAATGAAATTGGCATGCACTTCAGAGACCTGCGCCCCACCGACACGTCGGCCTTTCAGGCCAAGGCCCTCGATCAAACGACCGGCCTTGGCAGGTTCTGGATTGCGAAAGACGCTGCCACAGCTCGGTTGTTTGTAGGGCTGGGTGCTGGTGCGATGGTTGAGATTTCCGCTGGTGCGTTGTTGCAGCTCGACCGGATCATGACCTGCTTCAAGCTGAAATTCAGCGGCCACGACCAGTAACGGCTGGGTTTGAAGAGCACTGTGGCGGTAAGCGAAATCGAGCGATTCCCGCTCAAGCCTCCTGATCCTGAAATCGTTGCCTTCCAGAGGAACGACATCCACGCTGATCAATCGTTCAGCTGTACAGCCACCCTGAGCACCGGCGTTCATCACAGCGGCTCCGCCCACCGTCCCAGGGATGCCCACGGCCCATTCAAGCCCCTGCAATCCTTTTCTCGCGGCACGCCTTGCCAGGGTTGGGATCGGTTCACCGGAGCTTGCCCGCACCCTGCCGCTCTGGGC
Above is a window of Synechococcus sp. BIOS-E4-1 DNA encoding:
- the grpE gene encoding nucleotide exchange factor GrpE — protein: MSGDASTPAQDPSSAGSDGQQPAVNPTETLDTTPAVDEASSAEGAAASESASQSVDNEARLEQLEKEHSALREEHEVLRGQYVRIAADFDNFRKRQSRDQDDLKLQLICSTLSEILPVVDNFERARQQLDPQTEEAQGLHRSYQGLYKQLVEVLKQLGVAPMRVVGQEFDPTLHEAVLREPSEEHPEDVVIEELQRGYHLDGRVLRHAMVKVSMGPGPQQAAGSETSTSDAEVASEGEASGDANS
- a CDS encoding YbaB/EbfC family nucleoid-associated protein, with amino-acid sequence MAGFGLPNFGQLTEAFRKAQQIQQDAQKLQEELDAMEIEGSSEDGRACIWLSGNQQPLRVKLDPSLLSEGQEAAEAATLAALQSAYERSTGTMKERMQELTGGLDLNLPGMGG
- a CDS encoding type IV pilus twitching motility protein PilT, yielding MELMIEDLMEELVKGGGSDLHIASGQPPYGRFSGQLRAMRDEALPEESCNRLIFSMLNNSQRKTLEQTWELDCAYGLKGVARFRVNVYRQKGSYAACLRALGSSIPSIEMLNLPPVVVETSKRPRGLVLVTGPTGSGKTTTLAALLDHINHTRAEHILTIEDPIEFVYKSDQSLVHQRQLNEDTRSFGNALRAALREDPDVILVGEMRDLETIQLAISAAETGHLVFGTLHTSSAAQTVDRMVDVFPPVQQTQIRVQLSGSLVAVFSQTLCRRSNPEPGQFGRVMAQEIMINTPAIANLIREGKTAQLYSQIQTGGELGMQTLEKALADLVTDGDINLREALAKASKPSELERLVSS
- a CDS encoding GspE/PulE family protein, whose translation is MSDKSRPLELELLLQRTLPGNLGIADEPVLLEELETMGFDPIRHAALAESLTELLSRKPTVSEEAAAPYQEPAITEKSQQSNAEVATNSQPTDPENSKTETVAETATSYLKDFSVDGVLEADPNEDDADSSKPVDLESGLNDAERSPVIDLVDRILMQALELGASDIHVEPQQAGLQLRFRQDGVLQRQIEPLPSRLVPAVTSRFKIMAELDIAERRLPQDGRIRRRFQNRTVDFRVNSLPSRYGEKIVLRLLDSSATQLGLDKLISNPEALTLVRTLGSKPFGMILVTGPTGSGKSTTLYSLLAERNEPGINISTVEDPIEYALPGITQCQVNREKGFDFSQALRAFMRQDPDVLLVGETRDLETAKTAIEAALTGHLVLTTLHCNDAPSAIARLGEMGVEPFMVSASLIGIVSQRLLRRVCSMCRIAYRPDPEELGRFGLMASSEANVSFFRANHHEGEANPCPQCQGSGYKGRVGVYEVLRMNEELATTVAKGATTDMVRQLALEGGMKTLLGYSLDLVREGHTTLEEVGRMVLTDSGLESERRARALSTLTCSSCGGGLQEGWLECPYCLTPRH
- a CDS encoding sulfurtransferase TusA family protein, which encodes MTERLPDRQLDLCGTPCPLNFIRCRLTLESMTSGQCLQVDLDPGEPEEMVVPGLRRDGHQVHVERLSDAQVRLKVICAGD
- the rsgA gene encoding ribosome small subunit-dependent GTPase A encodes the protein MVVALQANYLEVELEAPPVDVPPRLLCTRRTRLNHRGAAVHVGDRVRVEAIDCDHARAVVADVEPRSSFLVRPPVANASCILVAVAVEQPALDADQVSRFLLTAEKTGLQVLLVLTKCDLLDADALSQLRQRLQGWGYEPILVSTRSGMGLEELRAHLATVPISVLCGPSGVGKSSLLNGLLPGLALRVGEVSGRLQRGRHTTRHVELHAFSPGSRVADTPGFNRPELPDDVSNLEVLFPELRVQLDQHPCRFRDCLHRDEPGCGVTRDWERYPKYRKAVEELLEISRPFRAG
- the dnaJ gene encoding molecular chaperone DnaJ; amino-acid sequence: MADYYELLGVSRDADADTLKRAYRRLARQYHPDINKDPGAEDRFKEIGRAYEVLSDPQTRGRYDQFGEAGLGGAAGMPDMGDMGGFADIFETFFSGFGGAAGGGRQQRRRGPQQGDDLRYDLTIDFEQGVFGQEREIRVPHLETCSTCSGSGAKSGSGPTTCSTCGGVGQVRRATRTPFGSFTQVAECPSCNGSGQVIADPCNACGGQGVTQVRKKLRINIPAGVDTGTRLRVTGEGNAGLRGGPSGDLYVFLTVKPHPSLQRDGLTVHSEVKVSYLQAILGDTIEVDTVDGPTSLEIPAGTQPNAVLTLENKGIPKLGNPVARGNQRITVNVKLPTRLNHEERGLLEELAGHHSARGEQHHHHKSGLFARLFGQR